Below is a window of Populus alba chromosome 2, ASM523922v2, whole genome shotgun sequence DNA.
atatatatatatatatatatatattatatatgaaacaCGAAAGCAAGAAAGAACAAGCACAGCATGTAGTGAACAGGAgtagtatttttatataaagagtAACACAGGGAGAGATGGGAGATGGGAGGACCCACGTGAACAGTTTAATTCGGCCGCCCGCTTTGTCGTCTCTTTCGTCTCCGTGCACCTACGTCGCTCTTTTAGTTTTGCTTGTCCCTTtgaccctctctctctctctcccgaGAAGAAGATATacgtcccccccccccctctcctACACAAAGTCAGTCTCTTTGTTCCCTGATATATAGCTGCAGCTGTATATATATAGTAGCAATAAGaggaatgagagagagagagacagaagaATTCAAGTATTTCAAGTGAAAGAAATGAAACGATGAAGAGTTTGGTTTCTTTCTAGTGTTTTTAGCTTCTGGGTTTTATCGTCTTGGTATCTTTTCACTTCATTCCCTCATGGCTGGTAGCAATGAAGTCAACCTAAATGAATCCAAGGTGCTCTCTTCATTTCTTCACCATtaattccttttccttctcccttctttctttcatttaaatCACCTTCTTTTCAGTATTTATCATTGCTCTAATGAAGATTTTTGGAGCTTAAATCAatgattcttcttcttcgtggtttcttttgattttcaaattggAAGATGAAGAATTTGACTTCGGTTGGAGTCATTCTAAGAGCTAattttgctgctgctgcaatTTCTTCTCATCTGATCCAGGAGTTCATCAAGTTCTTAATTTTCAGCATTAATTATTTCGACGGTGTGTTTTGACAAAAGTCTAATTTTGAAGATTCTTggaaaaaaactttgatttaagcTCTAATCTGTCTAGTTTCCTTCACATGATTTATTTAGCATTACCAGTATTCAACTACTTCTACCTGTAAGAAAAACCTGACGCGTTCTCTAATATCTAAGATGTACATATATGACTGGCTTGGCTCTCAATCAATCCAAGGTCAAAGATCGTGTAAACCTTTAGTTTTTCTATATAAGAAAACGTCTAATTCCTTAAAATCGTATTTTCTTCTTGCAGAGGGTTGTTCCGCTAAACACATGGGTCCTCATTTCCAATTTCAAGCTTGCATATAATCTCCTTCGCCGCCCGGATGGGACCTTTAACCGTGAATTGGCAGAGTTCCTTGAACGAAAGGTCCAGGCCAACACCATCCCAGTTGATGGGGTTTTCTCCTTTGATCATGTTGACAGAACCACGGGCCTCCTTAACCGGGTTTACCAACCTGCCCCTGAAAGTGAGGCGCAATGGGGCATTGTAGACCTTGAAAAGCCCTTGAACACTACGGAGGTTGTTCCAGTCATAATCTTCTTCCATGGTGGAAGCTTTACTCATTCCTCTGCTAATAGTGCTATTTATGACACCTTTTGTCGCCGCCTTGTCAGCGCTTGCAAGGCTGTTGTGGTGTCTGTTAATTATCGTCGATCACCTGAGTATCGATACCCTTGCGCGTATGATGATGGCTGGACGGCTCTTAAGTGGGTTAAATCTAGAACTTGGCTTCAAAGTGGAAAGGATTCTAAGGTTCATGTCTATTTGGCTGGCGATAGTTCAGGTGGTAATATAGCTCACCATGTTGCCGCGAGAGCGGCGGAGGAAGAAATCGATGTGCTGGGTAATATTCTTCTTCACCCAATGTTTGGTGGTCAACAGAGAACAGAATCAGAGAAGATATTAGATGGCAAGTACTTTGTTACAATTCAAGACCGCGACTGGTATTGGAGAGCATATCTACCTGAAGGAGAAGACAGGGACCATCCAGCATGTAATATATTTGGTCCAAGGGGGAAAAAGCTTGAAGGACTGGAGTTCCCTAAGAGTCTAGTTGTTGTGGCTGGTTTCGATCTTGTTCAAGACTGGCAACTGGCGTATGTTGAAGGACTCCAGAGAGCTGGCCATGAAGTGAAGCTTCTCTATCTAAAACAGGCCACCATAGGGTTCTACTTCCTGCCAAATAATGATCACTTCTATTGTCTCATGGAGGAGATAAGAAAGTTTGTGAATTCTAACTGTTAATAGACTTCGTAACCTTACCTGCAGGCAGCCATACATAACAGAACCTTGACATTTCGCTTGGGTTGTATCTTTTTTACCCCTTCTTCCATTGATGGCGCGTAGTCATAAGAATATTGTGTAGCATTACTCCTTATCATGTTAACGCTTGGCGGTGGAGACACGAGTTCTGTATCTTCGTGAACCAGTTGCCGGCCCTTGGTCTGGAGAGGGTACTGCTTATGTCTTCTGTCTGGATGGCATAAAAGCAAGGTGTTCAAGAGGGCCAGTTCCGGCGGTTTAGAGGATTTGAACTTTGTTTCCATGAATCAGCTGAACCACCAAATTCTAAACTTACCCCGATCAACTTCCAGCCACAGTGCTAGGGGAGGTAGAAGCAAGCATGGGGGTGATGTTTGGTGGTTGATGAAATTGTTTTAGCActttattatatcatataagCACTAATTTCTGAACATAGACTTGAACATATCCATCTTGCTAAGAGCTTGTATGTTACGCAGGTCTTCTagaattatatatttacaaaatgtttgcttgcattttaatttttacctatctatctatctatctatcaatCTTGTTGCTCATCCTTGCTTTCGTTACTCGAACGTCTAGCCTTGGCAATTATTTGTTGAACATATGAGAATAGAACAACTTAGATCCGATGTCAGTGCAGATTCTGTAGGGGCCTTTGCTAATTATCATtgttgtcaaaaaataaaagaaaacaaatcaccaTTGACCAAACGCAAATCAACCTCCACTTTCTTTGTATCCCATCAAGGATTTTAATCCACAATTTTACTTGGCACAGCGAGAAAAAGAAATCTGCTCCCTCAACCAAACCACCATGAAAAATTGGCAAAAACAAGGGCGTGTGGCAATGGCGTGGGGCACAAAACCCCGTCCACCAATAAGGGATTCGAAATTTCGGGCAAATGCAGTGATTGGACATAAGGTCTACGTCAAAACTTGATTATTTCTTGTCAGCTCCTGATGGCACATTGTGGTTGGGCTTTGTTTGGAACTTGGGATAGTAAGCCAGAAAGAAACAGGAATTTAAGCTTTCGTTTGACAGGAGGAAACTCATCTACCAGTGGTTGGGAGTTTTGGATGTATTACGAGGGACCACTTCTAACAatgtattaaagaaaataataataatactcattTCTCGAAGCCCTCTTTAGTCTTTACACTCAtttctcttgaaaaaaataataaaaatcataaaaattcagCTGCTGCGGACTGCTTTAAAATTTCAATGGTAGAAACAAGCTAAAAAGCTTGGATAAGGACACAGAACCCTGTCTTTAATTGACTTTCCATGCCTTGatgctttgaaaatataataagctCATAGTTGCTTCTGTCAATCCCACCAAAATTTCCCcgcacatatatattttttttccgcTTTAGTTGCTCAGATTAGCATTGGTTGTCCATTGTCTTTTTATGGACTGTCCATTATAAATTAgctgtttatgttttgaaattattctctaatacGACAAGGCAGAGACATTGACATCAACTTGGGTTTTGTTTAATCGTGATTATGGACAAAATCCTTAATTTGTTTTGGTCGGTTGGGCATTagtctataataataatctattGTTGGTGAGTGGCGAGTCATTGGTTGCGGTTTGCGCGTCCACCATTGCCTTGACTctccctttttatttattttcttactcTATTCATATTAACTACTATTACTTCAATTTAATGATGTAAATCAAAGCAtgcttttgttttgtgtgtgtgtgtgtgtgtgtgggtgtcTACACCCTGTGTGCTTGCTTTTCCACCCAAGGCCACATTCAGACCACGATAGAGCGACTGTGCAAGTCAATAATTATGCTCATGCAGATCACTACTTGGGTTCTATTTATCCTCGTGCGAATTCGGCTAAGTGTGAAGATTCATCTAATTCGTCGGCGAGCTATGAGATAGATTGTTGAATTATACCACAAGAAAATACCACCCCACTCtttgtttataatttcatttgtcTCCATGCATGGCCATCAAGAACTGGGCGCCAATAAATTCTTCTAAAAATTATGTTCTTTCCATAATTTTTGTGGTTTGGCAAGCGTAAAAGGTTGAGCTTGGATAGCCGGAACACCTACTAATCAAGTTCCTTGAAAGGGTTGGGTATCTTCCGATACCCAAATCAGTTTAGGCAAGAGATGAAAACCTTGTGAGGTTGTGTATATGCATGTTTGGTTGCAGAGAATATTCAAATTTaagtaagaagaaaaaaattaagtcgtTTTCTTTTGGAGTTCAAGACTATTTATATAGCCTTTTGAACTCATGTAGATGTGTTTGTTGATGCAATAGTATGATGATCAATGAACTTGCCATGTATACTATGGACTACTTGGAGATAAAAGTCTAAAGTGTTAATGGATCACTACAAAATCTATTATAGATCTATATTTTATAGGTTATAAATTGTTAATGACAATAACTTGAACAACCTCTAGGAACACGTAATCAAGAAGCGTATTCTTTTTTAATGCATGTACATAAACCATGTTTGACTAGAGGATTGTGCATTCAAGTGTAACAATAAGTCTTGGGTGTATTAGCCCTCTCTAGAGTTTGGTAAGTCCATGAGATATTAGTAAGCCTTTTATTTAAAGGGTGTTGTAATGTTGGGTTCTATGAACACATCAAGTCCAATTTAAAGATAGGTGCTTTGGACTTTGTTAGGCCATCAAGGCTCCTAAAAATCCAAATCAATGATCCTTATTTTAAAAGAGTCATGTGCTATACTAGGTTTTGAATAGTAAACCATATGAAtatgagttttatttgtttcttggaTATTTAGGTGAGCTTTGAGGCCCATAATGGTTTTGAGCTCGTTTTTCCCATGAATATAATTTCAAGTATAGGGACATGAGTTATGTCCATAGAGTATAAATTCCATACTTATCAATATATACATACAtgatatctctctctctctctctctctctctctatatatatatatatatatataattaaaaagtagAGATAAAAGAATGCATAATAAGGCATAACAAAACCATGTAAAGATGGATAACAACTTTAcatcatccaaaataaaaaatgaaaaggataatgATTTCTAATAGAAGAgcaaaattttggtttttgtactatatttttaagattttaatttttcttattgacGAAGTCGAAAATACTTTAACTGAATTTAGACTTTTTGATGGCTATTTAAtatgctcaattttttttaaagagttgaGTTGGGTTGTGGTTCGTATTTTCTTGCAAAACAAGTCCTCTATAtagaataaaagattttttgatACCGAAGTTAGTAACGCATGGTAGAAAAATAATGTatggaagaaggaaaaaaagaaagaaagaatgtgTGTTATGTCATTACGTGAGCTATATGTCTGGATCTATTATCTTGTGTCTCATACctaattgatatttatatatcctTGGATCACATGAATTTACCTTGTGGTGAGTAGGATTGTAAATATTCTACGCATCATACTCATAGAATAATCATGAAGAATAATTGCTTTATTATGAATAACCAAACAATTAACCTGTAAAAGAATTTATTCATGGAGGTGCTCACCATGTGAGACAAGACATTTAGGTAAGTGCCACATTGATaatttgtaaagaagaaaattcAAGCATACACCATACTAACAACTTGTATTATAAAGAACAATTCAGGATGGTGGTGGTGTATTGGATATGCCTTGAGCCTCGTTTGGCATATCCAATCTAATTTAAGAGTTGCTAACACGAAAATGATTAATGTACTTGCTAATTTGGGTTAACCATCTTTTccctatttcttttttatttttcttatgctCCCTTTCTCATCTTGGTAGGCATGACTAAGACAAGATTATTGGTCTTGATTGGGccatcttctctctttttctttctttctcttttcccttttcttcctctCCTTAGTTGGGTCCTTATCAGGCTTAATTAAGAtgttcctctctctttctctctctctctcttctcttttttttttttttttcatttccttcttttcttttcttctaagTTGAGCCTTTATTAGGTTATATTTAGGGAATGAGGTGGAGAGTTATTGAAGAAATAGAGATTGAAATagataaatacaaagaaatagGTTTGTGAGTGTACAACAAGTGTTGA
It encodes the following:
- the LOC118044174 gene encoding gibberellin receptor GID1B, encoding MAGSNEVNLNESKRVVPLNTWVLISNFKLAYNLLRRPDGTFNRELAEFLERKVQANTIPVDGVFSFDHVDRTTGLLNRVYQPAPESEAQWGIVDLEKPLNTTEVVPVIIFFHGGSFTHSSANSAIYDTFCRRLVSACKAVVVSVNYRRSPEYRYPCAYDDGWTALKWVKSRTWLQSGKDSKVHVYLAGDSSGGNIAHHVAARAAEEEIDVLGNILLHPMFGGQQRTESEKILDGKYFVTIQDRDWYWRAYLPEGEDRDHPACNIFGPRGKKLEGLEFPKSLVVVAGFDLVQDWQLAYVEGLQRAGHEVKLLYLKQATIGFYFLPNNDHFYCLMEEIRKFVNSNC